Proteins encoded by one window of Blautia faecicola:
- a CDS encoding MATE family efflux transporter, with protein sequence MEKNGGNSTIRDMTSGSPIKLIIQFMIPMFLGNIFQQFYNIADSIVAGQFLGVRALAAIGSTGSLMFFVTGWLNGLSSGFAILVAQWFGAKKYDRMRHYVAMSIYLMVAFAVSMTIGFEIANRPILHLMNYSEEIMPDVTSYMGIIYAGLIVTAAYNALAAFLRALGDSKSPLYFLIISAVINVLLDIVFIIYVGMGVEGCAYATVIAQAISAVLCLIYIVKKFPILHLKKENFTVSFQEMGKLLALGIPMALQFSITAIGVIVVQGAINVYGENYMAGFSAAGKLQNIFSTVFVAFGATIATYVGQNRGAGKMDRVKQGVRCTQLMILVYSVFAMLILYFLGRYMALLFIDASEIQVLGVAETYFHTVFWCYPFLGSIFLYRNALQGLGYGLVPMVGGIFELVARTGIIMLLAGHTSFAGVCLADPAAWISALIPLIPYYIYTMRKWEKQRKAQMTAN encoded by the coding sequence ATGGAAAAAAACGGGGGAAACAGTACGATCCGGGATATGACATCCGGGAGTCCGATCAAGCTGATCATACAGTTTATGATTCCCATGTTTCTCGGAAACATCTTTCAGCAGTTTTATAACATCGCAGATTCCATCGTGGCAGGACAGTTCCTCGGAGTGCGGGCGCTGGCGGCGATCGGAAGTACCGGTTCGCTGATGTTTTTTGTCACCGGATGGCTGAATGGACTGAGCAGTGGATTTGCGATTCTCGTGGCACAGTGGTTCGGTGCGAAAAAATACGACCGGATGCGTCACTATGTGGCAATGTCCATCTATCTGATGGTGGCTTTTGCGGTGTCGATGACGATAGGCTTTGAGATCGCCAACCGCCCGATCCTGCATCTGATGAATTATTCGGAAGAGATCATGCCGGATGTAACTTCCTATATGGGAATCATATACGCCGGACTGATCGTAACGGCAGCCTATAACGCGCTGGCAGCATTTCTGCGTGCGCTTGGAGATTCCAAATCACCGCTCTATTTTCTGATCATTTCGGCGGTGATCAATGTACTGCTGGATATTGTATTTATCATCTACGTGGGAATGGGCGTGGAAGGATGTGCTTATGCAACCGTAATTGCACAGGCAATCTCAGCTGTTTTATGTCTGATTTATATTGTGAAGAAGTTCCCGATTCTGCATCTGAAAAAAGAAAACTTTACGGTCTCTTTTCAGGAGATGGGAAAACTTCTGGCACTCGGTATTCCGATGGCACTGCAGTTTTCCATTACTGCGATCGGTGTCATTGTGGTGCAGGGGGCAATCAATGTATACGGGGAAAATTATATGGCAGGTTTTTCGGCAGCAGGAAAACTGCAGAATATTTTCAGTACCGTATTTGTCGCTTTTGGTGCGACCATTGCTACCTATGTTGGACAGAACCGTGGAGCGGGGAAAATGGACAGAGTCAAACAGGGTGTGCGCTGTACGCAGCTGATGATCCTTGTATACAGCGTCTTTGCCATGCTGATCCTGTATTTCCTCGGAAGATATATGGCACTTTTATTTATTGATGCATCGGAGATACAGGTACTGGGTGTGGCGGAAACCTACTTCCACACAGTATTCTGGTGCTATCCGTTCCTTGGAAGCATCTTCCTGTATCGGAATGCCCTGCAGGGACTGGGCTATGGTCTGGTGCCGATGGTCGGCGGAATCTTTGAACTGGTGGCAAGAACCGGAATTATTATGCTGCTAGCAGGACACACCAGTTTTGCCGGTGTATGTCTGGCAGACCCGGCGGCATGGATCTCTGCGCTGATCCCGTTAATTCCGTATTATATTTACACGATGCGAAAATGGGAAAAACAGAGAAAAGCGCAGATGACAGCAAACTAA
- a CDS encoding cysteine-rich KTR domain-containing protein, with the protein MEKQGQWLLCPSCHSKTRVWIREDTVLKNFLLFCPKCKREELINLQQFHITRSKKPDAKTQS; encoded by the coding sequence GTGGAGAAACAGGGACAATGGCTGCTGTGTCCGAGCTGTCACAGCAAGACCCGCGTATGGATCCGCGAAGATACTGTTCTGAAAAATTTTCTTCTCTTTTGCCCGAAGTGTAAACGGGAGGAACTGATCAATCTACAACAATTTCATATCACACGTTCGAAAAAGCCAGACGCTAAGACGCAGAGCTGA
- a CDS encoding AraC family transcriptional regulator, with the protein MPDIYQKSGYLNSPFRLFYLEDLPGREYTYHYHDFHKLLIFLNGTVSYRVEGREYDLKPGDQVLIPAGEIHCPVVHPSTTYTRLIAYISPDYFSSLSGECDLSGCFSHALEAHENLIRIPDYFSGSLYPVLQELIGTFSSDDFGTPFYQKLKFAEYLLLLNRYLLQQENQKISLVLPTANPQILQILDYINAHLTEDLSIDRIADAAFLNRSYLMHLFRDETGYTIGKYVTEKRLYLANHAIEQGVSVTDACYQSGFRNYTTFYQAYRNKYHKSPKQARK; encoded by the coding sequence ATGCCAGATATTTATCAGAAAAGCGGTTATCTCAACAGTCCGTTCCGGCTGTTTTATCTTGAAGACCTGCCCGGGCGGGAATATACCTACCATTATCATGATTTCCACAAACTGCTGATCTTTCTGAACGGAACGGTAAGTTACCGGGTGGAAGGCCGGGAGTACGATCTGAAACCGGGCGATCAGGTGCTGATTCCTGCCGGCGAGATCCACTGTCCGGTGGTTCATCCCAGTACCACCTATACCAGGCTGATCGCGTATATCTCGCCGGATTATTTTTCATCCCTTTCCGGGGAATGTGATCTCTCCGGATGTTTTTCGCATGCACTCGAAGCGCATGAAAATCTGATCCGCATTCCCGATTATTTTTCCGGCTCGCTGTATCCGGTCCTGCAGGAGCTGATCGGAACCTTTTCTTCGGATGATTTTGGCACCCCTTTTTATCAGAAGTTAAAATTCGCAGAATATCTGCTGCTGTTAAACCGCTACCTGTTACAGCAGGAAAATCAGAAGATTTCCCTGGTTCTTCCCACCGCAAACCCGCAGATTTTACAGATTCTTGACTATATCAATGCTCACCTGACCGAAGATCTGTCCATCGATCGAATCGCGGACGCTGCCTTTCTGAACCGTTCCTATCTGATGCACCTGTTTCGTGACGAAACCGGGTATACGATTGGAAAATATGTAACAGAAAAACGTCTCTATCTGGCAAACCATGCCATCGAACAGGGCGTTTCTGTCACCGATGCCTGCTATCAGAGCGGATTTCGCAACTATACAACCTTCTATCAGGCGTATCGAAACAAATATCACAAATCTCCGAAGCAGGCACGAAAATAA
- a CDS encoding helix-turn-helix domain-containing protein — translation MEIAEIVMNPVRQRIIQYFLIHETGTVKEVRKALPDIPSASLYRHMKILTDNSMITVVGENRIRGTVESIYQLNKSFMEMDDAEGATVQMALLNICASFAKYFSGEHVDPRKDMLMMSTCTLTLTDEKFMDFLTEINQIAMKYMNTEVCEGSKTRQITVISAPIDGKVM, via the coding sequence ATGGAGATCGCTGAAATTGTGATGAATCCGGTTCGGCAGAGGATCATTCAATATTTTCTGATTCACGAAACCGGTACAGTCAAAGAGGTTCGGAAGGCGTTGCCAGATATCCCAAGTGCAAGCCTGTATCGCCATATGAAGATCCTGACGGACAATTCCATGATTACCGTGGTGGGGGAAAATCGGATTCGCGGAACGGTGGAAAGCATTTATCAGCTGAATAAAAGTTTCATGGAGATGGATGATGCGGAAGGTGCGACGGTGCAGATGGCGCTTTTGAATATTTGTGCATCGTTTGCAAAATATTTTTCCGGAGAGCATGTGGACCCACGAAAGGATATGCTGATGATGAGTACCTGTACGCTGACTCTGACAGATGAAAAATTTATGGATTTTCTTACGGAGATCAATCAGATTGCGATGAAGTACATGAACACCGAAGTATGTGAAGGGAGCAAAACAAGGCAGATCACAGTAATCTCAGCCCCGATAGATGGGAAGGTGATGTAG
- a CDS encoding translation factor GTPase family protein: protein MAATSENKPEKQITMGILAHVDAGKTTLSEGILYTCKAIRKLGRVDHQDAFLDTNTLERNRGITIFSKQAECTLGEFGMTFLDTPGHVDFSAEMERTLQVLDYAILVISGADGVQGHTETLWRLLSRYQIPVFLFINKMDQPGTDREALLAEVKEKLDANCVEFSTDQTDEEWKEQVAVCDEQVMEAYLEGEEISREQIRQMIRERKLFPCYFGSALKMTGVEEFLDDLKLRIRETSYPETFGAKIYKITRDNQGERLTHMKITGGTLKVKSVLSNGRPGETGESIWQEKVNQIRIYSGEKYTMVSEVKAGTVCAVTGLTATYPGQGLGSEQASDMPVLEPVLSYRIGLPTEVNVHQALLQLRQLEEEEPLLHIVWNETLGEIYAQVMGEVQIEILKSLIKERFGMAVTFDEGNIVYKETILEPVEGVGHFEPLRHYAEVHLLLEPGETGSGLIFAADCSEDVLDRNWQRLILTHLEEREHKGVLIGAQITDMKITLLTGRAHIKHTEGGDFRQATYRAVRQGLRKAKSQLLEPYYEFRLEVPSEQVGRSMTDIQKMLGEFDPPKTEGEMTVLTGSAPVVTMRDYQKEVISYTSGRGRLSCTLKGYYPCHNQEEIVEAVGYDPEADLENPTGSVFCAHGAGFVVNWDQVEDYMHVESGWNAPAGQETKPEKPVTAKNWKEENEKYWATEKELEEIFERTYGPMRKLGEEAPAGRSVKGWKKSRRDPLEGYGKSTSDYKQKKTPDGEKEYLLVDGYNIIFAWEDLKELAASNIDGAREKLMDILCNYQGFKKCTLILVFDAYKVKGNPGSVETYHNIHVVYTKEAETADQYIEKTVHEIGRKYRVTVATSDQLEQVIILGQGGRRMSARELLEDVIEVRQQIRETAREKRSSEKNYLFDHLDEETAARMERIRLGEEEV from the coding sequence ATGGCAGCTACATCAGAAAATAAACCGGAAAAACAGATTACGATGGGGATCCTGGCGCATGTGGATGCGGGAAAGACGACACTGTCCGAGGGGATTTTATATACCTGCAAGGCGATCCGGAAGCTGGGACGTGTGGATCACCAGGATGCATTTTTAGATACGAATACGTTAGAGAGAAACCGGGGAATCACGATCTTTTCGAAACAGGCAGAGTGTACGCTCGGCGAGTTCGGAATGACGTTTCTGGATACTCCGGGACATGTGGACTTTTCGGCGGAGATGGAGAGAACGTTACAGGTACTCGACTATGCGATCCTAGTCATCAGCGGAGCAGACGGTGTGCAGGGACATACCGAGACACTGTGGCGGCTGCTTTCCCGTTATCAGATTCCGGTTTTCTTATTTATCAACAAAATGGATCAGCCGGGAACCGATCGGGAAGCACTGCTTGCAGAAGTAAAGGAAAAATTAGATGCAAACTGTGTGGAGTTTTCCACAGATCAAACAGATGAGGAATGGAAAGAACAGGTGGCAGTCTGCGATGAGCAGGTGATGGAAGCGTATCTCGAGGGAGAGGAAATCAGCAGAGAGCAGATCAGGCAGATGATTCGGGAGAGAAAACTCTTTCCTTGCTATTTTGGTTCGGCACTGAAAATGACCGGTGTGGAGGAATTTCTGGACGATCTGAAACTCCGGATCCGGGAGACTTCTTATCCGGAAACGTTTGGAGCAAAAATTTATAAAATCACCAGAGACAATCAGGGAGAACGGCTTACCCATATGAAGATCACCGGTGGAACTCTGAAGGTAAAATCGGTACTCTCAAACGGCAGACCGGGAGAGACCGGAGAGAGCATCTGGCAGGAAAAAGTCAACCAGATCCGCATCTATTCCGGAGAAAAATATACGATGGTTTCGGAAGTGAAAGCGGGCACGGTCTGTGCAGTGACCGGGCTTACCGCGACCTATCCGGGACAGGGACTGGGAAGCGAACAGGCATCCGATATGCCGGTGCTCGAGCCGGTACTTTCCTATCGGATCGGTCTTCCGACGGAGGTCAATGTGCATCAGGCATTGTTACAGCTTCGACAGCTCGAGGAAGAAGAGCCGCTGTTACATATCGTATGGAATGAGACGCTTGGAGAAATCTATGCCCAGGTCATGGGAGAGGTACAGATCGAGATCTTAAAAAGTCTGATCAAAGAGCGCTTCGGCATGGCGGTGACCTTTGATGAGGGAAATATCGTCTACAAAGAGACGATTCTTGAACCGGTAGAAGGGGTAGGACATTTTGAACCGCTGCGTCATTATGCGGAAGTCCATCTCCTTTTGGAGCCGGGAGAGACAGGAAGCGGTCTTATTTTTGCTGCGGATTGCAGTGAGGATGTGCTGGACCGCAACTGGCAGCGGCTGATTCTGACGCATCTGGAAGAGCGGGAGCATAAAGGCGTCCTGATCGGTGCGCAGATCACCGATATGAAGATCACACTGCTGACCGGGCGGGCACATATCAAACATACCGAGGGCGGGGATTTCCGTCAGGCGACGTATCGTGCCGTAAGACAGGGACTTCGCAAGGCGAAAAGTCAGTTACTGGAACCGTATTATGAGTTCCGGTTGGAAGTGCCTTCGGAGCAGGTAGGACGAAGCATGACCGATATCCAGAAGATGCTCGGAGAATTCGATCCGCCGAAGACAGAAGGCGAGATGACGGTGCTGACCGGATCCGCGCCGGTTGTCACGATGCGGGATTATCAGAAAGAAGTAATCTCTTACACCAGTGGCAGAGGAAGGCTTTCGTGTACTTTAAAAGGATATTATCCGTGCCACAATCAGGAAGAAATTGTGGAAGCGGTCGGATACGATCCGGAAGCCGATCTTGAGAATCCGACCGGATCGGTCTTTTGTGCACACGGTGCCGGGTTTGTGGTCAACTGGGATCAGGTGGAAGACTATATGCATGTGGAGAGTGGCTGGAATGCACCTGCCGGTCAGGAGACGAAGCCGGAGAAGCCGGTGACCGCGAAAAACTGGAAAGAAGAGAATGAAAAATACTGGGCAACCGAGAAAGAACTGGAAGAGATCTTTGAGCGCACCTACGGTCCGATGCGGAAACTGGGAGAGGAAGCGCCGGCTGGACGGAGCGTAAAGGGATGGAAAAAGAGTCGCCGGGATCCTCTGGAGGGATACGGCAAATCGACCAGCGATTATAAGCAGAAAAAGACGCCGGACGGGGAGAAAGAATATCTGCTGGTGGACGGCTATAACATCATCTTTGCCTGGGAGGATCTGAAAGAACTGGCAGCATCCAACATCGACGGCGCCCGGGAAAAACTGATGGATATTTTATGCAATTATCAGGGATTTAAAAAGTGCACGCTGATTCTGGTATTTGATGCTTACAAAGTGAAAGGTAATCCGGGCAGCGTGGAAACATATCACAATATCCATGTGGTTTATACGAAAGAGGCGGAAACCGCCGATCAGTACATTGAAAAAACGGTGCATGAGATTGGAAGAAAATACCGTGTGACAGTTGCCACCTCCGACCAGCTCGAACAGGTCATCATCCTTGGCCAGGGGGGACGGAGAATGTCGGCTCGGGAACTGCTGGAAGATGTGATCGAAGTCCGACAACAGATACGGGAGACGGCAAGAGAAAAACGTTCCTCTGAGAAAAATTATCTGTTTGATCATCTGGACGAGGAGACCGCCGCGCGTATGGAACGGATCCGTCTGGGGGAGGAAGAAGTATGA
- a CDS encoding cation diffusion facilitator family transporter, translated as MKQKDDSAKRATLGKLSGLVGIVCNVCLAGSKLAVGKLAGSMSITADGLNNLSDAASSIVTLTGFKLAEKPADKEHPYGHARFEYLASLTVAVMILFIGFELAKSSVEKVLHPVAVEFSLLSMIVLIASILVKAGMMIFNTRMGKKIDSTTLLATAADSRNDVLTTTAVLIAALVEHATGWKVDGIMGILVAVFILWSGIGLARDTISPLLGEGVKSDFRKELTQEIMTYPMVLGCHDLMVHDYGPGKCYASVHVEFDKDDNLLACHEVVDQIERKCLEEYGTNLVIHLDPVITDDVEINRMQKLVRQWLADKDSRLAMHDFRMHSCDDKTKVVFDLVIPDELQGKEEEIKEALENFLNQGAGEEYQADITFDPETDW; from the coding sequence ATGAAACAAAAAGATGATTCTGCAAAACGTGCAACGCTTGGAAAGCTGTCCGGTCTGGTGGGGATTGTGTGTAATGTCTGTCTGGCGGGAAGCAAGCTGGCGGTCGGAAAACTTGCGGGTTCCATGTCGATTACAGCAGACGGCTTAAACAACCTGTCCGATGCGGCAAGTTCCATCGTGACGCTGACCGGATTCAAACTGGCAGAGAAACCGGCAGATAAAGAACACCCTTACGGACATGCAAGGTTCGAGTATCTGGCAAGCCTTACGGTGGCAGTGATGATCTTGTTTATCGGATTCGAGCTGGCAAAAAGTTCGGTGGAGAAGGTGCTTCATCCGGTGGCAGTTGAATTTTCTCTGCTTTCGATGATTGTCCTGATCGCATCGATCCTGGTGAAAGCGGGAATGATGATCTTTAACACCCGGATGGGAAAAAAGATCGATTCCACGACTCTGCTGGCCACCGCGGCGGACAGCAGAAATGATGTACTGACAACAACAGCCGTTCTGATCGCTGCACTAGTGGAACATGCAACTGGATGGAAAGTGGACGGAATCATGGGAATTCTGGTCGCTGTCTTTATCCTCTGGAGCGGCATCGGGCTTGCAAGAGATACGATTTCACCGCTTCTCGGCGAAGGCGTGAAATCCGATTTTCGAAAAGAACTGACACAGGAGATCATGACTTATCCGATGGTACTTGGCTGTCATGACCTGATGGTGCACGATTACGGTCCGGGAAAATGCTATGCAAGTGTTCATGTGGAATTTGACAAAGACGACAATCTGCTGGCATGTCATGAGGTGGTGGATCAGATCGAACGGAAATGTCTGGAAGAATACGGAACGAATCTGGTGATCCATCTGGATCCAGTGATCACAGACGACGTGGAGATCAACCGGATGCAGAAACTGGTGAGACAGTGGCTGGCAGACAAAGACAGCCGTCTTGCAATGCATGATTTCCGGATGCATTCGTGTGACGATAAGACCAAAGTGGTTTTTGACCTGGTGATTCCGGATGAATTGCAGGGAAAAGAGGAAGAGATTAAAGAGGCACTGGAGAACTTTCTAAACCAGGGAGCGGGAGAGGAATACCAGGCTGATATCACCTTTGACCCGGAGACAGACTGGTAA
- a CDS encoding C-GCAxxG-C-C family protein — protein sequence MTIEERAAQAAQYKATGACNCTQAVIKVFEDKISTDEKELMELTAGFAAGMGSLESTCGALIGAVMTAGVLTEGKGTPRFSREILQKFSEKSGATICKELKGAGTGKVLCECPECVRNAVLALGETLGDL from the coding sequence ATGACGATTGAAGAACGTGCAGCCCAGGCTGCACAATATAAAGCGACAGGAGCGTGCAACTGCACGCAGGCGGTGATCAAGGTATTTGAAGATAAGATTTCCACAGACGAAAAAGAACTGATGGAACTGACAGCAGGATTTGCGGCGGGGATGGGAAGTCTGGAGAGTACCTGTGGGGCATTGATCGGTGCAGTTATGACGGCGGGTGTCCTGACAGAAGGAAAAGGCACACCAAGATTTTCCAGAGAAATCCTGCAGAAATTTTCTGAAAAAAGCGGAGCTACCATCTGCAAGGAACTCAAAGGTGCTGGAACCGGAAAAGTCCTCTGCGAGTGCCCGGAATGTGTGCGAAACGCGGTACTGGCACTGGGAGAGACGCTGGGGGATCTGTAA